The Methanobrevibacter olleyae genome segment AAGCACCAAAACGAATAGCTATTATATAATCATCACTTACAGCGTTACGAACTTCTTTAATAATCTCATTATGTAATCTCATACGATTTTCAAGACTTCCACCATACTTATCTATTCTTTTATTTGTATATGGTGAATAAAATTGACTTAAAAGGTATCCATGTGCTGCATGAATTTCTACACCATCAAAACCGGCTTTCTTACTGCGTATAGCTGATTTTACAAAGGATTCTTTCACATAATTTATATCGTCAAGAGTTATTTGGTTTAAATTTATTTTATTAGATGATATTGACTCTAAACCTGCATGATTAATCTGTGCAATAGCAAAACTATCTTGTGAATGTATAGCATTAGTAAGTTTTTTATAGCTATCTATTACACTATCATCTGCCATAGAGAGCTGTTTTGGACTTGCCATACCTTCATGAGATACATATTCATGCTCTACTATTATAAGGCCAGTTCCCTCAGCTCTTCTGTAATAATAGTCTATTAAGGCATCTGACACTTTTCCCTCTTCACTAAGTTCTCTTGCCATAGGTGGCATAACTATACGATTAGAAAGACTAATATTTTTTATTTTTAAAGGACTGTTTAATAGCATAATTTCACTTATTTCATTTTAATCTTATTAGATTTTTTCATAATATATTCATTTTATTAGAAAATTTATATATTAATAATTTTAAACTATATTTAATAAAAGTTTATTTGAAAGTTTATGATATATTTCAAAGTTTAGAATGTATTTGAAAGTTTATAATCAAATTTATTAATTCTTATGTGAGTTGATAAAATGACTAAAAAAGCTATTGTATTTGATAACTCTGGAACATTGATAGAAAGATTTAGAGTTATAAAAGATGTATCTAC includes the following:
- a CDS encoding NADH:flavin oxidoreductase, which translates into the protein MLLNSPLKIKNISLSNRIVMPPMARELSEEGKVSDALIDYYYRRAEGTGLIIVEHEYVSHEGMASPKQLSMADDSVIDSYKKLTNAIHSQDSFAIAQINHAGLESISSNKINLNQITLDDINYVKESFVKSAIRSKKAGFDGVEIHAAHGYLLSQFYSPYTNKRIDKYGGSLENRMRLHNEIIKEVRNAVSDDYIIAIRFGAYDYLEGGSKLEEIPIAVKSFVNSGVDLIDISGGLCRYVNPHSKEAGYFKELSKIAKESCDVPIILTGGIKKARDGEDLLSKRYCDLIGIGRALLMDSEWSKKALKEDLK